GCAACGGTCGCGATTCGAACGCTCAGTACCTCGGTGTGAAGCGCTTCGGTGGTCAGGTCGTCTCCGCTGGTGAGATCCTGGTCCGTCAGCGTGGCACCCACTTCCACCCCGGCAACGGCGTGGGCCGTGGCAAGGACGACACCCTGTTCGCCCTCACGCCCGGTGCTGTCGAGTTCGGCACCCGCCGTGGACGCCGCGTGGTCAACGTGGTGGCCGCAGCCGCTGAGTGATCAGTCGCACACTTTGGATGGGGCGGGCCTGAGGCCCGCCCCATCGGCGTTTAACATCCGGGCCAGGCCCTGGCCGGGATCATAGAATCATTCTGGAAGCCGCGCGTCGACGCGGATCTTCGACAGCAGAACAAAGGAGAACCAGTGGCGAGCTTTGTGGACCGTGTGGTCCTGCACGTCTCCGGCGGCAATGGGGGACACGGTTGTGTCTCCGTCCATCGGGAGAAGTTCAAGCCACTGGGTGGTCCCGACGGCGGCAACGGCGGCAACGGCGGAGACGTGGTGCTCCGGGTCGATCCACAGGTCACCACTCTCCTCGAGTACCACCACTCGCCGCACCGCCACGCCGGCAACGGCGGTCCCGGCATGGGTGACTGGCGCGGCGGCAAGGCCGGCGAAACCCTCGTGCTCTCCGTCCCCGAGGGCACGGTCGTCAAGGACCGCGACGGCGCCGTGCTGGCCGACCTGGTGGAGCCCGGCACCGAGTTCATCGCCGCGGCCGGCGGCATCGGCGGCCTGGGCAACTCCTCGCTCGCTTCACAGCGCCGCAAGGCACCCGGCTTCGCCCTTCTCGGCATCGAGGGGGAGCAGCGGGACATCGTCCTGGAGCTGAAATCGATCGCCGACGTCGCGCTGGTCGGGTTCCCGTCCGC
This portion of the Arthrobacter woluwensis genome encodes:
- the rpmA gene encoding 50S ribosomal protein L27, with amino-acid sequence MAHKKGASSTRNGRDSNAQYLGVKRFGGQVVSAGEILVRQRGTHFHPGNGVGRGKDDTLFALTPGAVEFGTRRGRRVVNVVAAAAE